The Rhipicephalus sanguineus isolate Rsan-2018 chromosome 4, BIME_Rsan_1.4, whole genome shotgun sequence DNA window ACTTGGTCGCTCCACTTTAATGCATGCTTGAAGTTCACTCGctgttttttattgcaattgggATACTAAGGCATGTTCTGTGGCTTTTCGTGCTATGTGCCGTCGCCAAATCTACCATTTCCTACAGGAATGTACTGCGTTCAtaagaaaaattacgccatctcccactaaagggaaccatgtggggatgcgaagcagcgcatgggtcgacttaaagttccgttcatcatgggcacTTTGCCCGATGTTAATTAACGcttccttgcaagtggagcacaccatgaattcactgtagttgttgttgctgttacacgtcccgaactcttgttggagcacgccacgcgggttcattgcacgtctgcagaatctcgttccccgacgccatcacgtgatttctgagagagtgtaagggggagaggccacagtgtcttacccagccccttacacaggcccgaacgcgctagcgcatgccagcacacatggttcccgagcggatggacacagccccgagcaaaacctgcttcgcatctaaaaaggttGTGCGGCAGTAATGCCTCTATGTACTTTCCATCGAGTTCGGCATGCATCTTTACTGACAAACAGTTGGTGCATCTGGTCAGGTTTTACTGGCGCAGACTTGGTCATACTAGTATTccaagtttcctttttttttttgtatgcaaactGTTGTCACTTTTGTTGTGTGTGTACGATGCAAAATTACCGTATTTAGACGATTGCAAGTTGACTCAAATGTAGGTCGACCCCCTAAAATtgtacggcaaaaaaaaaaagacaacgcaaGCGCATTtcataaaggagatttatttacGATGTTGCTAAAGAAAAACTCGAATTTCGGTGTGCAAAGGTGacttcacggcagtgcttcagAGCTATGCAGGAAAGGCAGCTTCACGGCAATATGCGGGGATCATTTTTAGGAAATTTTCCGCGAATTGTTGCCAAGGGTCCTGGTTGTACACGAGAAAATACAGTATATGTTACAGGTAGAGTGGAAGCGTAAACATAATGTCTTAACCATGCCACAGCGTGCCTGATTTCTCATTTGTTTCAGTTGTAAGTCGACCTTACAACCaaaactagtttcggtttcgattgtaagCCGACCTTTCATCTTCGGATTTCAAATTAAGATAAACCTataatcgtgtaaatacggtaactAGCACTGACGGCCACTTGCTATACCCATGTGGCCACTCCTCGGTCAGATTTGATTAGTAGCATGCCAACGCTTGCAGCTTGTGTAGTCCTCAAACCATTCTCAAATTTTTAATAAGCACATTTTTTAGAGGCAACTAGATGTAGTACACTTATCTAACGTTCTTGTCTCTTACAGGTGCTGTTTGAGTGTGTCCACTACGCTTCCAAATTCATGTAGGCACTCTTTATCTAATTGTAGCTGTATGATcgcatttgccccccccccctcccttatttTTATCTCTAGTTTTGTCTCGCAGCAAGTGGTTATAGCAGTAACTTTCACATGGTGAACCTATTTTTGGAGCCTATTCTCCAATTTTTGTTATATTTGCTTGTTTTATCTTGTCTATCTTTTGTCTTCTCACGTGTTGGCAGTTATCTATCCCTGCAAGCCATTAATTGTGCTTAATAATGGTTGAATTTCCGCAGGGAAGCATTTCTGGCCGCTGTGACATAGGCAGCGTGCTATTTTgctttatatataaaaaaaaaaaccagggctACCAGATTTCGTGCATTTTTCGCAGTGTGATGCCTTGTCTAATTTACATGTTCTTGCAGTGGAACAGATTGTAGTAATGGAACCAGAAATTGCCCGTTTTTTTTCCACCGTGTCAATATTCAATTTAGCTCCGCCTTTTGAAGCTATACAATCTTTGAACCAATTGCGAGTGAAGTTCGCCTACAAATTAGGGGTTGCCCGCATTTGTGGCACTGAGCTCCGCAGAGGTGAGCAATGCGTTTTCATCCGAGATAAGCCGAGAGGTCGGCCGGATGCGCGAAGCTTGCAGGTTAACAGATATGCCCCCTCTATGAACGTCACCAAGTTTATGATGGTCATGGTGGTAATGTTTTTCAACTTCAGCAGATGCCTCTGTTCAGGATTTTGGCAACGGTGAGCCTTGAATTTACCAAAGGCATTTTTATGTTTACCGTGGTGTACTATACTAAAGCTGGGAAAATGTTGGATTAGCTCGCAATGTGTAGTTTGTTTACAAGTACGTAGGAAATGTTATATTTTTGGCCATATGTCGGCTGTACAGGCATTTTACCTTTCTGTGACTTCTGTATAGTATATTGTTAAAATAAGGCGTGTCCTATATGTTTGTTGTCATGCTAGTACTTTGTATTGCACTTTTTTTACACTAGTACTGATGGTGCGTGCCCACTTTCTATGTCTTATGTGCGAGAGATACAACTTTTGTACCATTCTTTTAGGCCTTCTACAAGCACCAAGAGTGGGCAGAGTAAGGACGCTCTTTCTTTCCCTTATGTATGTGCAGACGTTTGTAACGAATGTTCGAAGGGTGCCCACACAGCGTGCGGGgaccctcaataaagttttgtacTATAGCATCGAATGTATAAACGTTTTATTCGTTGGGTATAGGTGACATACACAACATGCAACAATGTGACAGAAGCTGCCTAATAAATAAAATAGCTGGAATCTCAAGTATAATATAACAGTACTTTAAAGCCAGCCTTCAGGCATATTAGCTACACAACACACAGTTTTCAAACGTAGCTGAGCTAATCACTGCGTCGACTGACACAACCATGCGCCTTTCTGCAAGCCCTTCTACAACATGCTTGGCACGTCAATCACTTGATAACTTGGCAGGGCAGGCTTTTGTTCGTGTAAATGTAAAAAACTTTGGTTCACTAATGTCAGCACTGTACATGCAGGAAAAAATAAAGTCCTAAAAAAGATAACTGCCAAAATTGAGAAAGCAGCGTAATGGCCAGCACAGCTGCAGCTATGAGAGTATTTAAGCATTAAAGTTTCAATTTGTTCAAGCAGATATTGTACTGCGTCGTCACTGGAAACATGGTCAGCAGCAACTGTCCTGGTAAGTTATATTACAGCAACCAGAACACAGTTTTTGTGTTGGATGTTCTCGTCAAAGGACAAGAAAATGAACTATGTTAAATACCTTTCTGCCAACAGATAAACAGAATAGCTTTGGCCGTCATGATAACAACTCAGTCTCTGGTTGAACTGTGCCACACCTTGGCATCCCACGAATGGCAGTACTTCATAGACAAGATAAAGCTCTCTGCTTCACAAGTTGGGAGGCCACAACATGGGATTTCGTACAGAAACTACTTTAGCACAAAGGTCTGCAATCTCGCTTGTGGCACCAGCTGGTCTAAAGTCAGTTACTATATGTAAGAAAAAATATTAGCCCCTGTCATCCAGCTGTGTAAGAGTTGCGCTGGCTGGTTTTCATTTGATGTGTACATACTTTTTCTCTGCTAATGTAAATGGTACACATATTTAAACGTTCGTTGCTCCTATCTAACATATTACATTGGctgaacagtgacgtcagaacCTACAATAAAATTTGCCAGGACGTTTGAGTTTTCAGCGTAAAATCAGCAAAGCAAACATATATCTGTATTGTAAAATCAACCATTTTAAACACGCAATGTTCTTGATGTCACAAAAATAGGCAAACGCAACTGGATGGAGCGTCTGTGCAAATTGCCTCTCTGTGAGGTGCGATGGCTGCGGGCTGAGCATCTTTTTGTTCGACATAACCAACTATAGGTGGCATATGCGAGCCTACATGCTTAAAAAAGTTAGTACCTTACATGAAGTTACATAGGTTCATAGGTAATGGCTAAATGCTAATGCCTCAGGAAATGCACGCTCAACATATATCGGCGGTGGATGCATTGGCTTTGGCATACTCCATGAACACTGTGACAGAAGGCACAGCGCCGGTCTCGTTCAAGTCCTTTTGGCTTGTCTCTTGGAGATCTTCTCGGCCACCGTGTGCAGCTCTCCAATGCCCGCCTCAATCTCTTTCAGTTCCTCTCTCAACTTCCTGGCAGGTGTTCCCAATGCACGCCTGCAAACAAAAATGGCTATGTGACTTATGGCAGGCACCGATGGAGCAATACCTGCAAACTGCTGATAACTGTGCCAGGGTTTGATAATTCCAAGCGTAACAGGGCTGACAGATTCAGCTTGAGCACCTGCTTTTTCTCAAAATCCATGTGCAGAAAAGTCTACTCTTAAAAGGAACATCGAGTCAGTATTTGAAGACCAATTACAGCTCGCCTTTCAGGCAAAAGGCCTGAGCAGAATTTTTTCCCCAATATAGACGGCAGCTCCTGTGGCTCTGTACCATTAGCCTATACAATCAATCTCTGGTTTATTCAGAGTTGTATCTACTAAAGCAGTATTAACTATAGCTGGAATGAATACAGATTATTCCACACACATGCATAAACATCGCAACTGCAAAAAACAATGCAGAAACGGCAATAACCTATTATGTCACATCGAGCAATATTTTGTCCCTTATGAAGTTGACACACTAAGGTTGAATACTAATGAGATATTCTTATATTAACAGCACTTCAACCACTAGCACACCAGCACAACATCCTGTGTCCACATTTAGAGCTGCTTACTCACAAAAGACTTATACCAGCTAGCTCGCTAAGTCCCGTTAATACTATTTAATAAATGTGCTTTGTCTTCCACAACGTAAAAACTTATACCTGTCCTCATGCCTCTTAGTTTAAACTGCGGTGCAAAACAATCAAAGTGCTGTTTATCTGGTTAATCCCCTTTCTTCTCTTTGCTGCGTGCTCACGTTTTGGGTGTTCGGCGGTTGGGCGTCCTGCGACGAGGAGTGACAGGACTGGGCGTCTCGATGCCGAAAGGAGAGTACAACTTCACGGGTGTCTGGCAGTGCAGGGGAGAGTATGGTCCCGGAGGAAGCCGGTACTTCGTACGGCTCCGACCTCCCTGTAGGCATTTCTGAAAGTATGCGTTTTGTGACAACTAGATCAGTCTCTTTGGAATGTAAAGTGTGGTTGCATTAATTGTGGCTGCTGTACTTACTCGAGCTGATTACAGTAGATGGAAAATTCCGTTAAGGCAAGTAAAACACTACTACTATTTGAATACTGTCCGTTCTTCCCAGTTGCTTCATTTAGACAGGCCTGATACATATGCGGGCGGGACTTAAAGAAATACTAAACTGAAACAGTAAATAAGTATACAAAATTTGTAATCAGAGTTATACGCAAGGCAATTTATCACTTAGTCAGCCGCACCACGCTTTTATCTATTTTGAAACTATGTGCAGTACCACAGTATCATCTCTTTCAGTGACCACTGCATTGTGTAACATGCTGTTTCCTTAATTTACTGTCTATCGTTATGGTGCACCCAGTGCAATAAATTTTTCGTTGTTTCTCATTCACAATATGCTCATTTGATTGGAAAGTCGGTTATACAAATGGCACCACCTGTAGAATTGATGTAAATAGCATCTCCTTTGAAAAGTTAGATTTAGATTCAAATTTATGTTGCACTTAATTAGAAGTAATATATATTATAGGTGTTAACTATAATAGATTCATAATAGTCTTTGGATTCAGACCTCAGCAACACCAACACTTTGCAGTTAAATATGGTAACAATATTTGCCACCATATCTGTTCTTTTCCACGCGACATTAGCACGTTTTTCAATGCGTGTCATAAACGGCACAATTTTATTTGCAGAATTGAATTTCACAAATTTGTTAGAACTGTGTGTCCAGGGTGTCCTTGCACTACAAAACATTCGGTGTAATATTTTCATTAAGAGATATGTTACGCTGCCACAACATAGCTTGCCTCCAAATCTAGCAGCAAACCTCGCAAATAAATATATTTACCGAATGCCATGTTTGCTACCCGCTAAATGGCACCTTGTTGCCAAGGTCATCCTAGTGCCTATTCTTGGGGTCCTGTTGGCCGTGCCTGAAGTATGTACCctacccctaccccccccccccccccacgaaaaaaaaaaaaacagatgaatAAGTAGAAAAGAAGGCTCATCAAGGTAAGTGCCCCCTGCGACACACTGAACAGCGGGGCAGAGGGTGGCCCCCTTGCACCGCTGTCCCTCTCTCCCCTACATTCCAACGACATTCCTGTACCTGTCTTCGCGTACCCCTCTCCCCGTTCTCCCATAGAACTGCACTCTCCTTTCCTCCAGAACCTGTGGCGGTACCGTAGGAAGGTTGAAGCGTAGGCTTCCCATTAGCccgaagaggggaggggggtaaaGCACCCGTGCTTCACTCTGACGCCTCTGAAACTTCAGACACCATGGTGTGCACGTGGCATCTCCAGCGACGAATTCATCGGCCATACTCAAGATATTGCCATCTGCCGCCGTCTTTAGTgtttcttgatttttttcttccttccagaCAAGCAAGAAATCATACAAATTAATTTAAAAGCACATGAACAATAGCGTGTCATCTTTATGGCGTTCCCGTAGCTTATATCGTTCACTGCAATGAACTTATTCTCTACGAGGAGTAATTAATAGCGTTTTCGCCTCTCTCGAAGCAACATTGCGGACTATACAGCACCGTATATAAAGacacaaaaatgaagaaaaaaaaaaggttaacgaCACGAGGCAACGCCCTGCAACGGTCAAAAAGACAATGGTAATGAGAAAACATTTTTCTGGGGCACAAAACGTGCATGCACACGCGCAGATCGCGCAGCAGTATttcgccaagaaaaaaaaaatcttcacaaAGCCACGACGACTCACGTTCGAGATGTTTTCAACCGCAGATTTGACGTTCGCGAGGGTCTGGCGTGCCGTGCTTCGAACCTCTCTCAGGGCGCAGTAGGCCGTTCCGATCGACTTGGTGATCTTGATTCGGTTTTCGCTTCGCAGTCTCCGCGATTTTTCTCGCGTCTTCTCCCGCACATCTCTTCGCGAAGTCCGCGCGCTGGCACTTTGGGACGACGACATAACTTCGAAAAACGCGCTAGCCTGATAACGCACGCCTGTTGAGCCTCGCCCTCAACCGACTTTCAAAACCCGATGCGTTGCCTGTCGAAAAACCGAAAATAATTGTAGATTGTAAAAACCACACGCAACGTATCTAACCTTTATTCTTGCATATTATGATCTACTAATTGCGATAATATGTACGTTATATAAATTTCAATTCTTTTTTTAAGTGCTGTCAACGAAACCTCGCGAACGAATCATTCTGCTGCACACATTTTGTTTCTGTTGATGATGGCGTCCGCTGGTTACGCGTTGGAAGGTAAGTTATTGCATTCATTTGTAGCTGCCGGCAGCGTGCATTGTGTGTTTTGTCGCTTTATAACGCACGTAATGTCCTCACCTTCGTTCCGGCCGCGTATATATTGAGCTCTAAGCGCAGCAGCGCGGGGATGACATCGTCAACCAGCCGTCGTACGAGGCTCGCCAATCGTCAGCATACGTGGTTGTTACTTGCCAATGGATTGGCAGCAGTAATTAAGTGAAGGAGTGGGTCTTTCGTCAAGCCGCGCCCCCGTTTGTGTATCGCCAGGGCGCACTACTTCCTTTCTGACTGAACCAGAGCAAGCGCGCAGCTTCAGATTGTTATCGCGAACCGATGAGGCATTCGTGGTGTGTTGTTTTCCGCGTTTTGACGTACGATGACTCCTGCGTTACGTTTCGTTTTGCCTGTCTTTAAAAAAGAATGACCCGTTAACTCAGTGCGCTCAGTCTTCGGCTGCCTACCTTCCTCGCATACGACGGTCCTGCGCTTTTGCTGTGTTTGAGAAATATCGGTGACAATTCGCGGACCTGTGGCCGCTGCTAAACCTATGTTTGTCTTTCGAGTGGTGCTTCCTAAACTGTCATCTTCTCATCATCAATTGGCGCCGAAACCGGCGCTACAAACCTGTTAAAGCCAGGTATGCGAAGTTTGCTTCCTTGTACGCCTATTAAACTGTGTTCTTGCCGTTCAGGTACCGCGAAACTTAATGTTTGGGTATGTATATATTCTGTACTTGCCTACTCTTGCTGCCTACGTAAACACAACTAGCGAAATTCAGGACAGGCATCCCTTGTCAAACAACTTTTCACACGTATAGccttccactttttttttctctttttttttgggtgggggggggggatatcaCCTACACTCCTTCCTAAACCAACCAAGAGAGCAAGTTTAGGAAACAATTAAGTTATGAACTTCAGGCTGGATAGTTGAAACGTATAGTGCCTAGGTGACGTGCCTGTATTTCCTCTAGCCACTGTAGACACGTTCAAATCACAGTTAACATACTTCACAGGCGTTTGAAaagaatccgtaaacagggggtgggtgctcgagccgaggtttcgacaagtggacttgtcatcttcaaggctgGAGAAGACAAgtgagcacccaccccctgtttacagattttttcatcacaagcttctATCTTCCCCTTCATGCCGTTGACAGGTGTTTGTTTTTCTGCTTGGGACCCACAGAACGTTCATCATGACTGTATTGTTAATTCAAAAAAAGTTCGCAGGATGTAGCCATAGCATTGTTGTCTACTTTCAAAAGAAAAATATGTCAAACTTTCTGTTGGTAACCTCAGCCATTGCACTCATTAACCTAAGTTTAGAACACAGATTATACACAACATTTTGTGAACTCACCTTGCTGAAGCTTAGGCCGTAGCTTGATTTCATAGGCATCGTCATTGAGTCACGGAATATTCCACACCCATTCCTTATTCTCGTGTATTTCATCTCTGTGCTGCACTCTGTACTTCACAGTAAATGTGAAATCCGTAATTGCTGTCAACATCCACCTTGCGTGTATTGCTAAGCGTTTTCTTAG harbors:
- the LOC119390103 gene encoding uncharacterized protein LOC119390103, whose translation is MSSSQSASARTSRRDVREKTREKSRRLRSENRIKITKSIGTAYCALREVRSTARQTLANVKSAVENISNKCLQGGRSRTKYRLPPGPYSPLHCQTPVKLYSPFGIETPSPVTPRRRTPNRRTPKTRALGTPARKLREELKEIEAGIGELHTVAEKISKRQAKRT